The following are encoded in a window of Fusarium oxysporum f. sp. lycopersici 4287 chromosome 5, whole genome shotgun sequence genomic DNA:
- a CDS encoding hypothetical protein (At least one base has a quality score < 10) — protein sequence MGILLEADYKGAISGKESPIAGLQKAFAPVRDRGVDPLAKGQGEDIKPPNPKDQFTYEIMNRDSAVTLAKHAVAAKVNAFCYISAAAGAPVLPQRYISTKREAEITIASKFPELRGLFIRPSFMFDSSRPVTMPLAAMVGLGTAFNGLTGNYFKTFIGAAGVKPLKVETVAEAVVEALGDETVKGAIDVPEIEELASKAWRKTML from the coding sequence ATGGGCATCCTCCTAGAGGCTGATTACAAGGGTGCCATCTCAGGCAAGGAGTCCCCCATTGCTGGTCTCCAGAAAGCTTTTGCTCCCGTTCGTGATCGAGGTGTGGACCCTTTGGCTAAAGGACAAGGCGAGGACATCAAGCCTCCAAACCCCAAGGATCAATTCACATATGAGATTATGAACCGCGACAGTGCAGTCACATTGGCTAAGCACGCGGTTGCTGCTAAAGTGAACGCATTCTGCTACATCTCTGCTGCAGCAGGTGCTCCTGTTCTCCCTCAACGATACATCTCAACCAAGCGAGAGGCCGAGATCACCATTGCCAGCAAGTTCCCAGAACTCAGAGGTCTTTTCATCCGCCCTTCTTTCATGTTTGATAGTTCACGCCCGGTGACAATGCCTCTGGCTGCAATGGTTGGCCTTGGCACAGCCTTCAACGGTCTTACAGGCAACTACTTTAAGACTTTCATTGGTGCGGCGGGAGTCAAGCCTCTGAAGGTTGAGACTGTGGCGGAGGCGGTGGTTGAGGCCCTGGGCGATGAGACCGTCAAGGGTGCCATCGACGTGCCAGAGATTGAGGAGTTGGCGAGCAAAGCCTGGAGAAAAACCATGCTGTAG
- a CDS encoding protein AF-9 (At least one base has a quality score < 10): MAPQNQLGKRVKLTQVRRPFIVGSTAKPFSDTNPRPAGVPDTHTHSWQVFVKGLDDTDITYWLRRVQFKLHESIPNYVRMVEGEPGKPFVVEETGWGEFDITIKLYYVNDSGEKPQTLYHYLRLHPYGRNEEEKQAMIASNGEIRAWSYEEQLFNEPYEVFYNLLTQGAVPKGMEAGAVWEHSAMIPAHNRPGQPFSLETEAAEIRKLADAQTQAEDMAKRILAELKAKEELLAKLKGENQAAAAAAKS; this comes from the exons ATGGCGCCCCAAAATCAACTTGGGAAGCGTGTTAAGCTCACGCAAGTCCGTCGGCCTTTTATCGTTGGGAGCACAGCGAAGCCTTTCTCCGACACGAACCCGCGACCAGCAGGTGTCCCTGACACTCATACGCATTCATGGCAGGTTTTCGTCAAAGGTCTCGACGATACCGATATTACCTACTGGCTGCGTCGGGTTCAGTTCAAACTTCATGAGTCTATCCCTAATTATGTACGAA TGGTTGAAGGCGAACCCGGAAAACCCTTTGTAGTCGAAGAGACAGGCTGGGGTGAGTTTGACATAACGATCAAACTCTACTATGTCAACGACTCGGGGGAAAAGCCCCAGACACTATACCATTATCTCCGTTTACATCCCTACGGCCGgaacgaagaagagaagcaagctATGATCGCTTCGAATGGCGAGATCCGCGCATGGAGCTACGAAGAACAGCTCTTCAACGAACCCTACGAAGTCTTCTATAACCTCCTCACCCAAGGCGCCGTACCTAAAGGGATGGAAGCCGGAGCG GTTTGGGAGCATTCGGCGATGATACCAGCGCACAACCGACCAGGCCAGCCTTTCAGTCTAGAAACGGAGGCGGCCGAGATACGCAAGCTAGCAGATGCGCAGACACAAGCTGAGGATATGGCCAAAAGGATACTTGCTGAGctcaaagccaaagaagaactaCTTGCGAAATTAAAGGGCGAGAatcaggctgctgctgccgcaGCCAAGTCATAG
- a CDS encoding mitochondrial distribution and morphology protein 34 yields MAFNFNWSPLTADADFYRRARDLLTKALNKSPKPPIIVDDILVSEFNLGTVPPDLEILEIGDLAEDRFRGIFKMTYSGDAFLTLKTRVQANPLNTYLYSKPTFTSPQPLAAASGLTIPLSITLSDFKLSAFIILVFSKQKGLTLVFRNDPLESLKVSSTFDSIQFVRDYLQRTIEQQLRNLMMDELPAIIHRLSLQLWCPDQANKGTETPAEKEDEAGVDPLASPPLDPVDANGNLLDPNAISELTLNGSGEVQSLFSQKNLLRLAALTDSHRTLSLFTPGIRDVVFRAWTGYGERSETSTPLLSTPTLTKTMSFHAGNSTTYTFSDTASNAHGHLPSRPSLISMNSATNGRSLGAGRSRTGRKKKTRVVNLRRTKSEVTTPETGSEASDTASVDVPLSEPMIDESIPEETESSIIAEASTPNKVRFRSAGEAGRPSVMATLEEARRMGSPLKNAVEPSESQNYPSIAAITSELKSEKGKSPGLENQSISSETSSVILEQAWIMKMAGEIAKRVYDEKNRQRSPWDEREDAPPPAYEAATQ; encoded by the exons ATGgccttcaacttcaactggTCGCCGCTAACCGCGGACGCCGACTTCTACCGTCGTGCGCGCGACCTTTTAACCAAGGCCCTAAACAAGAGTCCGAAGCCGCCTATTATTGTCGATGATATTCTTGTCAGCGAATTCAACCTTGGGACCGTACCGCCTGATCTTGAAATATTGGAAATTGGTGACCTTGCAGAGGATAGGTTCCGGGGCATCTTCAAAATGACATATTCTGGTGATGCTTTCCTGACCCTCAAGACAAGAGTTCAA GCAAATCCTTTGAATACATATCTCTACTCTAAACCGACTTTCACATCTCCTCAACCGTTGGCCGCCGCTTCTGGCCTAACAATTCCACTCTCGATCACATTATCTGATTTCAAGCTTTCTGCTTTCATCATCCTGGTCTTCTCAAAACAAAAAGGACTAACCCTCGTCTTCCGAAATGACCCACTCGAATCCCTCAAGGTATCCTCTACCTTCGACTCGATACAGTTCGTTCGCGATTACTTGCAGAGAACAATTGAGCAACAACTACGCaacttgatgatggatgaatTACCGGCAATTATTCACCGACTGTCTCTTCAATTATGGTGTCCTGATCAGGCCAACAAGGGCACTGAAACACcagctgagaaggaagacgAAGCTGGCGTTGACCCTCTGGCCAGCCCTCCTTTAGATCCCGTGGATGCCAATGGCAATCTCCTCGATCCCAATGCTATTTCTGAGCTCACGTTGAATGGAAGTGGAGAAGTCCAGTCACTGTTTTCTCAGAAGAATTTGTTGCGTCTTGCCGCCTTGACCGATTCGCATCGCACCTTATCACTCTTCACTCCTGGTATTCGAGATGTGGTCTTCCGTGCTTGGACAGGTTATGGAGAACGATCAGAAACGTCTACGCCCCTGCTTTCGACGCCCACTCTCACCAAGACCATGTCATTCCACGCAGGCAATTCGACAACATACACCTTTTCAGATACAGCGAGCAACGCACACGGCCACCTCCCATCTCGCCCTTCACTCATCAGTATGAATTCGGCAACGAACGGGAGATCCCTTGGGGCAGGTCGATCACGGACAGggcgcaagaagaagacacGCGTGGTGAATTTGAGGCGTACCAAATCAGAAGTTACCACCCCAGAGACTGGCAGTGAAGCGTCAGATACGGCATCTGTCGATGTCCCTCTATCTGAGCCCATGATTGACGAATCAATCCCTGAGGAGACTGAGTCGTCTATCATTGCTGAGGCATCCACACCAAATAAAGTTCGCTTTAGAAGCGCGGGTGAGGCAGGACGTCCCTCAGTCATGGCCACTCTTGAGGAAGCTCGGAGGATGGGCTCCCCACTCAAGAACGCTGTTGAACCCTCAGAATCTCAGAACTATCCATCGATCGCTGCTATCACTTCTGAACTGAAGTCCGAGAAGGGCAAATCTCCTGGATTGGAAAACCAAAGCATTAGCTCAGAGACTTCTTCTGTCATCCTTGAACAAGCTTGGATTATGAAGATGGCTGGCGAAATTGCCAAGCGAGTTTATGACGAGAAGAACAGGCAACGTAGCCCCTGGGACGAGCGTGAGGAcgcaccaccaccagcatACGAAGCTGCTACTCAGTAG
- a CDS encoding pre-mRNA-splicing factor SYF2 translates to MAPSPTGKKDEAQQMNIDNMSKAQDRLARFKALQARAKTSSEKNLKEATLESQRLATDPSQITALHRKHAIASHKLLKADVEEAGGDFERKRAWDWTVDESEKWDKRLKKKTTRRDNNAFADHTQEANKIYKRQLKNIDMNMEQYEKDKKALIEKAAASGGLDILETEDGELIAVDKDGSFYSTADSTTFAENKPDKAAVDRLVADLQRAEEQRLKKRKERMAQNGDDGDVTYINEKNKQFNQKLSRFYNKYTAEIRDSFERGTMI, encoded by the coding sequence ATGGCTCCCTCTCCTACTGGAAAGAAGGACGAGGCGCAACAGATGAACATTGACAATATGTCCAAAGCCCAAGATCGCCTGGCTCGGTTCAAGGCCCTTCAAGCGCGAGCAAAGACTTCATCGGAGAAAAACCTGAAAGAGGCGACACTCGAATCGCAAAGGCTAGCCACAGATCCCAGCCAAATTACCGCCCTACATCGGAAACATGCGATCGCATCTCACAAACTACTCAAGGCAGACGTGGAGGAAGCGGGTGGAGATTTCGAGCGAAAGCGCGCATGGGACTGGACCGTCGATGAGAGCGAGAAGTGGGATAAAcgcctcaagaagaagacgactCGTCGCGACAACAACGCTTTTGCCGACCATACACAAGAAGCGAACAAGATATATAAGCGAcagctcaagaacatcgaTATGAATATGGAACAATAcgagaaagacaagaaggCCCTCATTGAGAAGGCAGCGGCTTCGGGCGGACTAGACATTCTTGAGACCGAGGATGGCGAGCTCATTGCGGTGGATAAGGATGGCTCCTTCTACTCTACCGCCGATTCTACGACTTTTGCTGAAAATAAGCCAGACAAGGCAGCAGTTGACCGCTTGGTGGCAGACCTGCAGAGAGcagaagaacaaagactgaagaagagaaaggagaggATGGCACAGAACGGGGACGATGGCGATGTGACATACATCAATGAAAAGAATAAGCAGTTCAACCAGAAGCTCTCGCGGTTCTACAACAAGTATACCGCAGAGATCAGGGATAGCTTTGAACGAGGAACAATGATTTGA